The Rana temporaria chromosome 4, aRanTem1.1, whole genome shotgun sequence genome contains a region encoding:
- the LOC120937815 gene encoding D-beta-hydroxybutyrate dehydrogenase, mitochondrial-like, producing the protein MYITILILLLSIVIFARRRRNRVFLDPEERAVLITGCDSGFGNQLARRLLDMGFMVFATCLFPEGEGAQSLINHSSSGKVRVVRLDVTSDKEVAEVKQYVQDNLPAKGLWGIVNNAGISTWGRFDWHTIEESRRILDINLLGSIRITLAFSPLIQKNKGRMVFMSSISSYLSAMNGIYAMSKAGMEKFCDSLRLDMMRNGVRVCLIQPGNYTQATNLLPQKSTDDIWNSLSADAKEGISKEYVEKANHFVNLSLSKGSSKGHEVIDAIVDALTSDTPKPRYLVASIAEKISVYLYLWLPTSLFDKILSRASS; encoded by the exons ATGTACATCACTATATTGATACTTCTGCTGAGCATTGTAATCTTTGCAAGACGAAGACGGAATCGTGTTTTTTTGGACCCTGAAGAACGAGCGGTTCTCATCACTGGCTGCGATTCAGGCTTCGGGAATCAACTCGCTCGCAGGTTACTTGATATGGGCTTCATGGTCTTTGCTACCTGCCTGTTCCCGGAAGGAGAAGGGGCTCAGTCTCTAATAAATCATTCCTCCTCTGGGAAGGTGAGGGTGGTCAGGCTGGATGTTACCAGTGACAAGGAGGTTGCTGAGGTGAAGCAGTACGTACAAGATAACCTTCCTGCTAAAG gacTGTGGGGTATTGTTAATAATGCCGGCATAAGCACATGGGGACGTTTTGACTGGCACACAATTGAAGAGTCCCGGCGAATTCTAGATATTAACCTACTTGGAAGCATTAGGATCACACTCGCTTTTTCACCACTGATACAGAAAAATAAAG GACGTATGGTGTTTATGTCAAGCATAAGCAGTTATTTGAGTGCGATGAATGGCATATATGCCATGTCAAAAGCTGGTATGGAGAAATTCTGTGATTCTCTGCGACTAGATATGATGCGCAATGGAGTAAGG GTGTGTCTGATACAACCAGGTAATTATACGCAAGCTACAAATCTCCTGCCCCAAAAATCTACTGATGACATCTGGAATTCACTTTCTGCAGATGCAAAGGAAGGCATTAGCAAGGAATATGTGGAGAAAGCCAACCATTTTGTTAATTTATCTCTGTCTAAAGGTAGCAGTAAGGGCCATGAGGTGATAGATGCAATTGTAGATGCTCTCACCTCGGATACACCAAAGCCTCGATATTTAGTGGCCTCTATTGCAGAGAAAATATCGGTTTATCTTTACCTTTGGCTTCCAACCTCTCTGTTTGATAAAATCTTATCCCGAGCTTCTTCTTGA